A single window of Granulicella mallensis MP5ACTX8 DNA harbors:
- a CDS encoding gamma-glutamyltransferase family protein gives MLRRTFLATLPLATAGSLVAATNNGVYEPALLPGEEELSKLPKFQAPGEDRFIRPDVHAGDRPAGASFSSRSPALGCSGAAGTAHPLATQAAIEMLKRGGSAVDAAIAANALLGFVEPTSSGLGGDCYAFVWDPKMGKLAGMASSGRSPKSLSLATVRSRAVNGALPGLGAVSVSTPGALDGWWTLHQRYGKLKWAELFEPAIHYCEAGDPAPQIIGWYIKRNMAIFLRPHSGVEETANAVKTYSPGGISPNEYDVRRNPDLAKTYRMIAAGGRDAFYDGPIAKTIDAYFKRIGGWLSADDLREHHAEWVEPLVTKYRGVDVYAMGANTQGLATLQMLNIIEQFDLRGYGFQSPESLHVQIEAKRLAYEDRARFYADPHFSKIPIDWLKSKEYAKERAKLIQLDRILEPVYPGQAPSHGDTTYFSTADKDGMMVSMIQSNFRGMGSGLVADGLGFMFQDRGQLFSLQDGHPNIYAPGKRPFQTIIPGFAAKDGVPWLAFGVMGGDMQPQGQSQIIINRVDYGIDVQAAGDSPRWHHEGSSQSMGEDPPHLAPRGILRLESGVPAATRKALVDMGWPMGESDGGYGRYECIENRKQGNDRVYAAASEMRADGVALAY, from the coding sequence ATGCTCCGTCGAACGTTTCTTGCAACGCTTCCCCTGGCTACTGCGGGTTCTCTCGTTGCCGCCACTAACAACGGTGTTTATGAACCGGCCCTCCTCCCCGGCGAAGAAGAACTATCGAAGCTGCCTAAATTTCAGGCGCCTGGAGAAGACCGGTTCATTCGGCCTGATGTCCACGCAGGCGATCGGCCTGCCGGGGCCAGCTTCTCCTCGCGCTCCCCTGCACTGGGTTGCTCGGGGGCTGCGGGAACAGCGCATCCGCTGGCGACACAGGCAGCTATCGAGATGCTTAAGCGCGGCGGATCGGCGGTCGATGCGGCTATCGCCGCCAATGCCCTGCTGGGCTTTGTCGAACCGACGAGCTCCGGGCTCGGAGGAGATTGCTACGCCTTCGTGTGGGACCCCAAGATGGGCAAGCTGGCCGGAATGGCGAGCTCGGGCCGCTCACCGAAGTCGCTCTCGCTCGCGACGGTTCGGTCTCGCGCGGTCAACGGAGCGCTTCCCGGACTGGGCGCGGTCAGCGTCTCCACACCCGGCGCGCTCGACGGCTGGTGGACGCTGCACCAACGCTACGGCAAGCTCAAGTGGGCCGAACTCTTCGAGCCGGCCATCCACTATTGCGAAGCCGGCGACCCCGCACCGCAGATCATCGGCTGGTACATCAAGCGGAACATGGCAATCTTCCTGAGGCCGCACTCGGGCGTCGAAGAGACAGCCAATGCGGTGAAGACCTACAGTCCCGGCGGTATCTCTCCCAACGAGTACGATGTGCGGCGTAACCCCGATCTTGCCAAGACCTATCGGATGATTGCAGCGGGTGGGCGTGACGCTTTCTATGACGGCCCGATCGCGAAGACGATCGACGCGTACTTCAAGCGGATCGGCGGCTGGCTTTCGGCGGACGATCTGCGCGAGCATCATGCGGAGTGGGTTGAGCCGCTGGTGACGAAGTATCGCGGCGTAGACGTCTATGCCATGGGCGCCAACACGCAGGGACTCGCTACCCTGCAGATGCTCAACATCATCGAGCAGTTCGATCTGCGCGGATACGGCTTTCAGTCCCCAGAGTCGTTGCATGTGCAGATCGAGGCGAAGCGACTTGCCTACGAAGATCGTGCCCGCTTCTACGCCGACCCGCACTTTTCGAAGATCCCGATCGACTGGCTCAAGTCAAAGGAGTACGCCAAGGAGCGCGCCAAGCTGATCCAGCTCGACCGCATCCTCGAACCGGTTTATCCCGGTCAGGCCCCCAGCCACGGTGACACCACGTACTTCTCTACCGCCGACAAGGACGGGATGATGGTGTCGATGATCCAATCCAACTTCCGCGGCATGGGCTCAGGCCTGGTTGCCGATGGCCTCGGCTTCATGTTCCAGGATCGCGGCCAGTTGTTCTCGCTGCAGGATGGCCACCCAAACATCTATGCGCCCGGCAAGCGTCCCTTCCAGACGATCATCCCCGGTTTCGCGGCTAAAGATGGTGTGCCATGGCTCGCCTTTGGAGTCATGGGCGGCGACATGCAGCCCCAGGGCCAAAGCCAGATCATCATCAATCGCGTCGACTACGGGATTGATGTGCAGGCGGCTGGAGACAGTCCGCGCTGGCACCACGAAGGCTCGTCGCAAAGCATGGGAGAAGACCCGCCGCACCTTGCCCCTCGCGGCATTCTGCGCCTGGAGAGCGGTGTTCCTGCGGCCACACGTAAAGCTCTCGTCGACATGGGCTGGCCGATGGGCGAAAGCGATGGTGGTTATGGACGTTACGAGTGCATCGAAAATCGCAAGCAGGGGAATGACCGCGTGTATGCGGCAGCCAGCGAGATGCGCGCGGACGGCGTGGCTCTGGCCTATTGA
- a CDS encoding GntR family transcriptional regulator → MIKISKPPNLTELAYLSVKQSLVDGSLGEGQRLTEESLSTQLGISKSPIREALTRLESEGLLNIEARRGAYVRRFNSKDVSDLYDLRELLEVHAVGLAVITPAFLGALAESIEHTRKHLDAGDRMAHVEEDIRFHNLIAAATGNEELRRVLENMNHKSLLCRSKTFNLSSTMAPVSHSRIYLALKDGERVLAQQAMKDHIQYVRNSLLRSLKATEPLTIYEEDAGLALSTNRS, encoded by the coding sequence ATGATCAAAATCTCTAAACCACCGAACCTGACAGAGCTCGCCTATCTCAGCGTCAAGCAGTCCCTCGTCGACGGTTCCCTGGGCGAGGGCCAGAGATTGACAGAAGAATCTCTCTCCACCCAACTAGGCATCAGCAAATCCCCCATACGCGAGGCCCTTACCCGCCTTGAGAGCGAAGGCCTGCTCAACATCGAAGCTAGGCGCGGCGCCTATGTTCGCCGCTTCAACAGCAAAGATGTCAGCGACCTGTATGACCTTCGCGAACTGCTGGAGGTGCATGCGGTAGGGTTGGCGGTGATTACTCCAGCGTTCCTCGGCGCACTCGCGGAGAGCATCGAGCACACCCGGAAGCATCTCGATGCAGGCGATAGAATGGCGCACGTGGAAGAGGATATTCGCTTCCACAATCTCATCGCCGCCGCTACGGGCAATGAAGAGCTCCGTCGCGTCCTTGAAAACATGAACCACAAGAGTCTTCTATGCCGGTCGAAGACCTTTAATCTCTCTTCGACAATGGCGCCGGTAAGTCACAGCAGGATCTATCTTGCCCTGAAGGATGGTGAGCGGGTCCTGGCCCAGCAGGCCATGAAAGATCACATCCAATACGTTCGAAACTCTCTGCTGCGTTCGCTGAAGGCAACAGAACCCCTAACCATCTATGAGGAAGACGCCGGTCTTGCCCTTTCTACCAATCGCAGTTGA
- a CDS encoding TonB-dependent receptor — protein MKSFKWFSLAILLSMCSFAAWGQSTATLTGTVTDPSGAVVPSAQVKVHSLATGIDRVIHTDSDGIYVVPSLEPGDYSVQATVSGFSNYTVQKVTLDVSQTVTVNMHLAVSSAGETIEVESTSQQIETQTMTVGQVIDRKTVQEIPLNGRHFLDLTVLTPGGVVAPTSGSLTAPSRGLGANSFITAGNREDSVNFQINGVNLNDISQNQITFQPSISTTSEFKINNSTFSAEFGRSDGSIVTVATRSGTNQFHGEVFDFFRNEALDARNYFNRNFNPTTGLPIVGLPGEKAPLKRNNFGGSVGGPIWKDKTFFYASYEGLRQHQGILQNSTVLTPTQQATIAANAALFPAAAALAKLIPLPNSGNNYVAFTPGPVSIDQYTGDVLQQFSSNDSLHGFYAFQKDVRTEPALQGDTIPGWGDHRAAHRQILTLNETHIFNPNFVNEARLGFNRISIAFNPANLTDPTSVGLGDGLMGNVGLPQTTLSDIGLVFGGPSGFPQGRNDTLGLISDTATLLRGKHTLKFGGEFRRYLSASFAGNIGTLTFVSTPNNFEMDNATVFSVQPNISSSRVYDGALGAFFQDNFKFTQRLTLEYGLRFEWNGTPVEGENRFVLFNPNGNGGPTLTRVGTNGLAANSAYKQSYSYEPRLGFAYDIFGTSKTVVRGGYAYLVDQPASNTVTGLAANPPFSTSVSYNGAAIPVSSLYASAKAAGVAISSINPNFKDAYIESFNLNVQQALPGGIVTSLGYYGSVGRHLRIATNENQATGPAGSPHLYQTLSANSPIDPGVTIASNISEVNSIGSSNYNALWLVFSKNMHHGLELNMNYEWAKSMDINSLGSQGGLSAAGGAPQDSNNPSGNYGLSDFDVRHHFAGTAIYALPFKGNRLVSGYQLSTIVQYQTGNPVNITAGSSSFNGLTGPIRPNQVGHVSTHKSQTGITNVTFIPQSNVCPIGPTLAVPSGCSLQIQATQAAGSSTIVYTGIGNMQRNGVTGPGFADVDLSGQKETKLFRNVMFTLRADAFDILNHPNFGQPSGNTQSSTFGQISATRFATSDGGSSRQLQISGKFTF, from the coding sequence ATGAAGTCCTTTAAGTGGTTTTCTCTCGCAATTCTGCTTTCTATGTGCAGCTTTGCTGCCTGGGGCCAATCAACAGCCACACTTACGGGAACCGTAACGGACCCAAGCGGCGCAGTCGTTCCCAGCGCGCAGGTAAAAGTGCATAGCCTGGCGACCGGAATTGATCGTGTCATCCATACTGACTCCGACGGAATCTATGTGGTGCCTTCGCTGGAACCCGGAGATTACTCCGTTCAGGCGACCGTATCGGGGTTCAGCAACTACACCGTGCAGAAGGTCACCCTCGACGTATCTCAGACCGTTACGGTCAACATGCACCTGGCGGTCTCGTCCGCAGGCGAGACCATAGAGGTTGAGAGCACATCACAGCAGATCGAGACCCAGACCATGACCGTTGGCCAGGTCATCGACAGAAAGACCGTGCAGGAGATTCCGCTCAACGGACGTCACTTCCTCGACCTGACGGTGCTGACGCCGGGCGGCGTAGTGGCTCCCACGTCGGGTAGCCTCACAGCTCCAAGCCGTGGGCTTGGAGCGAACTCTTTCATTACTGCCGGCAACCGCGAAGACTCGGTCAACTTCCAGATCAACGGTGTCAATCTCAACGACATCAGCCAGAACCAGATCACCTTTCAGCCGTCGATCAGCACGACCTCCGAGTTCAAGATCAACAACTCCACGTTCAGTGCAGAGTTTGGCCGCAGCGATGGATCGATTGTGACCGTTGCCACCCGGTCCGGCACCAACCAGTTCCACGGCGAGGTCTTCGACTTTTTCCGCAATGAGGCGCTGGATGCACGCAACTACTTCAATCGCAACTTCAACCCCACCACGGGCCTCCCGATCGTCGGGCTTCCAGGGGAAAAGGCACCACTCAAGCGCAATAACTTCGGCGGCTCTGTAGGCGGTCCCATCTGGAAGGACAAGACCTTCTTCTATGCCAGCTATGAAGGTTTGCGTCAGCACCAGGGCATTCTGCAGAACAGCACGGTGCTCACCCCAACCCAGCAGGCGACCATCGCCGCCAATGCCGCCCTCTTCCCTGCCGCCGCTGCTCTGGCCAAGCTCATCCCACTGCCAAACAGTGGAAACAACTATGTAGCCTTCACCCCGGGACCGGTCAGCATCGATCAGTACACTGGAGATGTCCTGCAACAGTTCAGCAGCAATGATTCGCTGCACGGGTTCTATGCCTTCCAGAAGGATGTTCGGACAGAGCCCGCATTGCAGGGCGACACCATTCCCGGCTGGGGCGATCACCGTGCGGCGCATCGCCAGATCCTTACCCTCAACGAGACTCATATCTTCAACCCGAACTTCGTCAATGAAGCGCGGCTCGGCTTCAACCGCATCTCCATCGCCTTCAACCCGGCCAATCTCACCGACCCGACCAGCGTCGGCCTTGGAGATGGCCTTATGGGCAACGTCGGCTTGCCTCAGACCACACTCTCCGATATCGGTCTCGTCTTCGGTGGCCCCTCGGGTTTTCCGCAGGGACGCAATGACACGCTGGGCCTCATCTCGGACACCGCAACCCTGTTGCGCGGCAAGCATACCCTCAAGTTTGGCGGCGAGTTCCGCCGCTATCTCAGCGCCAGCTTTGCCGGGAACATCGGCACACTCACCTTTGTAAGCACCCCGAATAACTTTGAGATGGACAACGCCACCGTCTTCAGCGTCCAGCCCAACATCTCATCCAGTCGCGTCTACGATGGGGCACTGGGAGCGTTCTTCCAGGACAACTTCAAGTTCACGCAAAGACTGACACTGGAGTACGGTCTCCGCTTCGAGTGGAATGGTACGCCAGTCGAAGGTGAGAACCGCTTCGTGCTCTTCAATCCAAACGGCAATGGCGGCCCAACGCTGACACGAGTCGGGACTAACGGACTTGCGGCTAACTCCGCCTACAAGCAGAGCTACAGCTATGAGCCCCGCCTGGGATTCGCCTACGATATCTTCGGAACGAGCAAGACCGTGGTGCGTGGCGGCTATGCCTACCTGGTCGACCAACCAGCTTCGAACACCGTAACAGGACTGGCAGCGAATCCTCCCTTCAGCACTTCCGTCTCTTACAATGGGGCGGCCATCCCGGTCTCCTCGCTGTATGCCTCTGCAAAGGCCGCAGGCGTAGCCATCAGCTCCATCAACCCCAACTTTAAAGATGCGTACATCGAAAGCTTCAATCTGAACGTACAGCAGGCGCTCCCTGGCGGTATCGTCACTTCGCTCGGTTACTACGGCTCTGTCGGACGCCACCTGCGTATTGCCACGAACGAGAATCAGGCAACCGGCCCAGCGGGATCACCTCATCTGTACCAGACCCTTTCGGCTAACAGCCCCATCGATCCCGGTGTAACGATCGCGTCCAATATCAGCGAGGTGAACAGCATCGGCAGCTCGAACTACAACGCCCTGTGGCTCGTGTTCAGCAAGAACATGCACCACGGACTCGAGCTCAACATGAACTATGAGTGGGCGAAGTCGATGGACATCAACTCGCTTGGATCACAGGGGGGTCTCAGCGCGGCAGGCGGTGCACCGCAGGACAGCAACAACCCCAGCGGCAACTATGGCCTGTCGGACTTCGACGTACGCCATCACTTCGCTGGCACCGCGATCTATGCTCTCCCCTTCAAAGGCAACCGCCTGGTCTCGGGCTATCAGCTTTCAACGATTGTTCAATACCAGACTGGTAACCCGGTCAACATCACCGCAGGCAGCTCAAGCTTCAACGGCCTTACCGGCCCCATCCGCCCCAACCAGGTTGGCCACGTCTCCACGCATAAATCTCAAACGGGGATCACAAACGTAACTTTTATTCCGCAATCCAATGTCTGCCCCATTGGGCCGACGCTTGCGGTGCCCAGCGGATGCAGCCTGCAGATTCAAGCGACTCAGGCGGCTGGAAGTTCGACGATCGTCTATACCGGCATCGGCAACATGCAGCGTAACGGTGTTACCGGCCCCGGCTTTGCGGATGTCGATCTGTCAGGGCAGAAAGAAACCAAACTCTTTAGGAACGTGATGTTCACGCTTCGCGCCGACGCCTTCGATATCCTCAACCACCCCAACTTCGGTCAGCCGTCGGGCAACACCCAGTCCTCGACCTTTGGCCAGATCAGTGCCACCCGCTTTGCTACCAGCGATGGCGGGTCCTCTCGTCAACTCCAGATCAGTGGTAAGTTCACCTTCTAG
- a CDS encoding alpha-galactosidase D, which yields MPPLSSFLHRTFRPLLAAAFVSVLTSVPAAAQVNGVGQRPYLGWSTFSEQTINSGFLTQANIQAQSDALKASGLQQHGFVYINIDSGWQGSFDANGRPIPNTSTFPNIKALVDHIHANGQKAGIYWIPGIEQPAVDGNYPILGTSYTTQQIVAIPLAQGNTFAGPLPNPFHDKIDFTKPGAQEYINSVVALFASWGIDFIKLDSVAPGSDVDSTAVDDRPDVAAWSQAIALSGRPIWFTVSWDLDQDYLSTWQQFSNARRIDQDVECEGDCATLTNWPRIVLREYEDVGWEHATGPTLGWNDMDTLDIGMGTEDGLSDTEKQTAVTIWAMANSPLYLGGDLTQLDAFAKAAFTNDEILAVDQSGHPGVQVTGGAQPVWVADAGDGSFYVALYNLNGLPSQVTVPWSDLGFTQALQVRDLWNSINLSPTPSSFTTILPGHGVRLLRVYPTGTVPSTVSQSYEAESAVLNGTASVVACTACSGGSKAGNIGASTTSNSVTFNNVRVEHDGTYRMEVDAMTQGPRALVYTINGGSPATLNLGGGSFNLPQATTVPVTLKAGVNIITFNNPATFGADLDRIVISGNGNEPPPSFTTYEAEAAQLSGSASAGGCSYCSGGAYVGSFGGGTQNAVTFNNVTAPQAGTYQLEVDYTENGPRSFFVYVNGGSPIELDVNGSSWDSPQFLLTPVQLNAGANTIVFTNPNANGFAPGLDSITVGPVVNSANLSAVINRKSGPEDLRLWQLTLSNTGSGAATKTTLDSFTVASTNSSSGCGAAAVFLGPLSLGTIPANGSRSITVPVVFSPFCNKDNSFGVHAVFSSNQGADVGTIVNTSETK from the coding sequence ATGCCCCCACTATCCAGCTTTCTGCACCGCACCTTTCGCCCGTTGCTCGCTGCAGCGTTCGTCTCTGTGCTGACCTCCGTCCCTGCTGCCGCGCAGGTCAACGGCGTTGGCCAACGCCCGTATCTTGGCTGGTCGACCTTCAGCGAACAGACCATCAACAGCGGCTTTCTTACCCAGGCAAACATTCAGGCGCAGTCCGATGCGCTGAAGGCTTCGGGCCTTCAGCAACACGGGTTCGTCTACATCAACATCGATTCCGGCTGGCAGGGCAGCTTCGATGCAAACGGTCGCCCCATTCCAAACACTTCCACGTTCCCAAACATCAAGGCCCTGGTCGATCACATCCACGCCAATGGACAGAAGGCCGGCATCTACTGGATTCCAGGCATTGAACAACCCGCAGTCGATGGCAACTATCCCATCCTCGGCACCTCGTACACCACACAGCAGATCGTCGCTATACCGCTTGCGCAAGGCAACACCTTCGCCGGACCATTGCCGAACCCTTTCCACGATAAGATCGATTTCACAAAGCCGGGAGCACAGGAGTACATCAACTCCGTCGTCGCTCTGTTCGCCTCCTGGGGCATCGACTTCATCAAACTGGACTCGGTTGCACCCGGTTCGGATGTCGATAGCACGGCCGTCGACGATCGTCCTGACGTCGCGGCCTGGTCGCAGGCGATCGCACTGAGCGGACGTCCCATCTGGTTCACGGTCTCCTGGGATCTCGACCAGGATTACCTCAGCACGTGGCAGCAGTTCTCAAACGCCCGCCGCATCGACCAGGACGTCGAGTGCGAGGGCGACTGCGCCACGCTCACCAACTGGCCGCGCATCGTGCTGCGCGAGTACGAGGACGTAGGCTGGGAACATGCCACCGGCCCCACGCTCGGCTGGAACGACATGGACACCCTCGACATCGGCATGGGCACCGAGGACGGGCTCAGCGACACTGAGAAGCAGACAGCCGTGACCATCTGGGCCATGGCGAATTCCCCACTCTATTTAGGCGGCGACCTTACCCAGCTCGATGCCTTCGCTAAAGCTGCCTTCACCAACGACGAGATCCTCGCGGTCGACCAGTCCGGCCACCCCGGCGTCCAGGTCACTGGAGGCGCACAGCCGGTATGGGTTGCCGACGCCGGTGACGGAAGCTTCTATGTCGCTCTGTACAACCTGAATGGCCTGCCCTCGCAGGTGACCGTTCCCTGGAGCGATCTCGGCTTCACTCAAGCTCTTCAGGTCCGCGACCTCTGGAACAGCATCAACCTCTCCCCCACTCCGAGTAGCTTCACCACGATTCTTCCAGGCCATGGGGTGCGCCTGCTGAGGGTCTATCCCACCGGCACAGTGCCCTCCACCGTCAGCCAAAGCTATGAAGCCGAATCTGCTGTGCTCAACGGCACGGCCTCGGTCGTTGCCTGCACCGCCTGTTCCGGCGGCTCCAAGGCCGGCAATATCGGCGCCTCCACCACGTCCAACTCCGTCACCTTCAATAATGTTCGTGTCGAGCACGATGGCACCTACCGCATGGAAGTCGATGCCATGACACAAGGCCCTCGCGCCCTGGTCTACACCATCAACGGAGGTTCTCCCGCTACGCTTAACCTGGGCGGCGGCAGCTTCAACCTGCCACAGGCAACGACGGTTCCGGTCACCCTCAAAGCCGGTGTGAACATCATCACCTTCAACAATCCGGCTACGTTCGGCGCCGATCTTGACCGCATCGTGATCTCCGGCAACGGCAACGAGCCTCCGCCCAGCTTCACGACCTACGAAGCAGAGGCCGCACAGCTCTCCGGCTCTGCCAGTGCAGGCGGATGCTCTTACTGCTCGGGCGGAGCTTACGTCGGCAGCTTCGGCGGGGGCACGCAGAATGCCGTCACCTTTAACAATGTCACGGCACCGCAAGCCGGCACCTATCAGCTTGAGGTTGACTACACCGAAAACGGGCCACGTTCTTTCTTCGTCTACGTCAACGGCGGGTCACCCATCGAGCTCGACGTCAACGGCAGTTCCTGGGATTCGCCACAGTTCCTGCTTACTCCAGTGCAGCTAAACGCGGGCGCCAACACCATTGTGTTTACGAATCCGAATGCAAACGGCTTCGCGCCCGGTCTGGACAGTATCACTGTCGGCCCCGTCGTCAACAGCGCCAACCTTAGTGCTGTGATCAACCGCAAATCAGGCCCAGAGGATCTGCGTCTCTGGCAGCTTACGCTGTCCAATACAGGCAGTGGCGCGGCCACGAAAACCACCCTCGATAGCTTCACCGTCGCCTCAACCAACAGCAGCTCCGGCTGCGGAGCCGCTGCAGTCTTCCTTGGGCCACTCAGCCTGGGCACGATCCCGGCAAACGGCTCCAGAAGCATCACTGTCCCTGTTGTCTTCTCCCCTTTCTGCAATAAGGACAACAGTTTTGGCGTTCATGCGGTCTTCTCCTCGAACCAGGGAGCCGATGTCGGCACGATCGTCAACACTTCCGAAACGAAGTAG
- a CDS encoding dimethylarginine dimethylaminohydrolase family protein, producing MATSIIVSPSPLPALASSPHYTRPTYLMCPPEWYGVDYVINPWMAGNVHRSSRDLAFAQWKGFHNVLRGVADVRLLHPEPGCPDMVFLGHGALVQHGVAALSSFNHPQRRTETPHLNKWLESQAFLLWKTPRETAFEGEGDITFNDDGTILWAAHGVRTCRAAHRHVADAWHTPVRSLHLVDPRFYHLDTCFTPLHGGFLIYYPGAFDAASLALIEAAYPAEKRVAVSEHDATHMACCALNIGRTVFTGELSRELAAHLFDVGFDVVQLELGEFIKGGGGAKSLALRLSDLRVTHATVGR from the coding sequence ATGGCAACCAGCATCATCGTTTCACCCTCCCCCCTCCCCGCCCTCGCCTCATCGCCTCACTACACCCGCCCCACATACCTGATGTGTCCGCCTGAGTGGTACGGCGTCGACTACGTCATCAATCCGTGGATGGCCGGCAACGTCCATCGATCCTCGCGCGATCTTGCCTTCGCGCAGTGGAAGGGTTTTCATAACGTCCTGCGTGGTGTCGCCGACGTTCGCCTGCTGCATCCCGAACCGGGCTGTCCCGACATGGTCTTCCTCGGCCACGGCGCCCTGGTACAGCACGGGGTGGCCGCGCTCTCCAGCTTCAACCATCCGCAGCGCCGGACCGAGACCCCGCACCTCAACAAGTGGCTCGAGAGCCAGGCCTTCCTGCTCTGGAAGACGCCGCGTGAGACAGCCTTCGAAGGGGAAGGGGATATCACCTTCAACGACGATGGCACGATCCTCTGGGCGGCCCACGGTGTCCGCACCTGCCGTGCGGCTCATCGCCATGTCGCCGACGCCTGGCATACGCCGGTTCGCTCCCTGCACCTGGTCGACCCGCGCTTCTATCACCTCGACACCTGCTTCACTCCGCTGCACGGCGGCTTCCTGATCTATTATCCCGGGGCCTTCGACGCGGCTTCACTAGCCCTGATCGAGGCAGCCTACCCGGCAGAAAAACGCGTTGCCGTCTCAGAGCACGACGCTACCCACATGGCGTGCTGCGCCCTGAACATCGGGCGGACGGTCTTCACGGGAGAGTTGAGCCGTGAACTGGCGGCGCACCTCTTCGATGTCGGCTTCGACGTCGTTCAACTGGAGCTGGGCGAGTTCATCAAGGGCGGAGGCGGCGCAAAGTCGCTGGCTCTGCGCCTGAGCGACCTGCGCGTTACCCACGCCACCGTCGGTCGCTAA
- a CDS encoding septal ring lytic transglycosylase RlpA family protein: MNGYNTRDRKNTLSAGSRRRNRVVLLAAALGLTTTIVASPPAPGSAKIVSTPSASIKHHWFQVGKASWYGGRFQGHRTATGERFDMNALTCAHRTLPLGSWVRVTNLHNQKTTFLRVNDRGPVAGNLIMDLSYAAAKKLGIQGLGKVKVEEVNPGDVQMSQALVASLPEMPPLSSPTIVVR; the protein is encoded by the coding sequence ATGAATGGTTACAACACGAGAGATCGAAAGAATACCTTAAGTGCTGGAAGCCGGAGACGCAATCGCGTCGTCCTGCTGGCAGCTGCTTTAGGCCTGACGACCACTATCGTAGCAAGTCCCCCGGCCCCTGGTAGTGCAAAGATCGTTTCTACACCGTCCGCTTCTATCAAGCATCATTGGTTCCAGGTCGGCAAGGCCTCCTGGTATGGCGGCAGGTTCCAGGGCCACAGGACTGCAACCGGCGAACGCTTCGATATGAATGCTCTGACCTGTGCACACCGCACGCTTCCCCTAGGAAGCTGGGTTCGGGTGACCAACCTGCACAATCAGAAAACAACCTTTTTGCGGGTGAATGATCGTGGACCGGTAGCCGGAAACCTGATCATGGATCTGTCCTATGCGGCAGCAAAGAAGCTGGGCATTCAGGGCCTTGGCAAAGTCAAAGTAGAAGAGGTCAACCCTGGCGATGTGCAGATGTCCCAGGCGTTGGTAGCTTCTCTGCCCGAGATGCCTCCCCTCTCCAGCCCGACGATCGTCGTTCGCTAA
- the thiD gene encoding bifunctional hydroxymethylpyrimidine kinase/phosphomethylpyrimidine kinase gives MPPPIALTIAGFDPSNGAGVTADLQVFAAHGLFGVSAITALTIQSTLGVASVEPVSAQLLTQTLDHLTSDLPPQGIKIGMLATREIVSAVDDFLQAFAYKNAAKPQIPVVLDSVLVSSSGALLLDKEGVGQLQEKLLGHVSWVTPNWAELAILTGLEVSSLAGAEAALHALGDRYPSLHAVATGGDQGGHPIDLLRTPKGEIHRFAGERVDTTSTHGTGCAFSSALLSRLVLCETPLAALAGAKKYVEGALRYAPGIGHGRGPIDLLWPLRHPPATGVETPVTP, from the coding sequence TTGCCGCCACCGATAGCTCTTACCATTGCCGGCTTCGATCCTTCGAACGGTGCTGGCGTCACTGCCGACCTCCAGGTCTTTGCCGCTCACGGGCTTTTCGGGGTCTCGGCAATTACGGCTCTCACCATTCAATCGACGCTTGGCGTTGCTTCCGTGGAACCCGTCTCGGCGCAACTTCTTACCCAGACTCTGGATCATCTAACCTCTGACCTGCCTCCGCAAGGGATCAAAATCGGTATGCTGGCCACCCGGGAGATCGTTTCCGCAGTGGATGACTTTCTTCAAGCTTTTGCATATAAAAATGCTGCTAAACCACAGATTCCTGTTGTCTTAGATTCCGTCCTGGTTTCCAGCTCCGGCGCTCTGCTTCTCGACAAAGAGGGGGTTGGTCAGCTTCAGGAGAAGCTTCTCGGCCATGTCTCATGGGTTACCCCCAACTGGGCAGAACTGGCTATCCTCACTGGTCTGGAAGTGTCCTCTCTAGCTGGTGCCGAAGCAGCATTGCACGCTTTGGGGGACCGTTATCCCAGTCTGCATGCTGTCGCTACTGGGGGAGATCAGGGTGGACACCCTATCGATCTTTTGCGAACGCCAAAGGGCGAGATTCATCGTTTTGCCGGCGAGCGCGTCGACACAACGTCCACCCACGGAACGGGCTGTGCCTTCTCTTCAGCGCTACTTAGTCGTCTGGTTTTATGCGAAACGCCTCTCGCCGCCCTTGCCGGGGCTAAAAAATATGTCGAAGGTGCCCTGCGATATGCCCCTGGAATAGGACATGGCCGAGGTCCTATAGATCTGCTTTGGCCTTTACGCCATCCCCCTGCTACCGGTGTTGAAACTCCGGTGACCCCATAA